In Acropora muricata isolate sample 2 chromosome 11, ASM3666990v1, whole genome shotgun sequence, one DNA window encodes the following:
- the LOC136889551 gene encoding melanocyte-stimulating hormone receptor-like, with protein sequence MERHIGLVDRTIKEVLLIDCLLQASESFNQTTSSVELPNQQCLLASLPEHVQHTLSDVTNLVVLPLDTLLALLSVTCNTVILVAILRTRSIQRPSLLLLCSLSTTDVIWAIFSAIHNTKFFIFKNLCPKHLSVEGVFGVVLCVFSTLGSLAVISCDRLLAVNNPWWYRSNATRSHAVKQITLVWVIALTFSGIGAGQLYNGSRLLWSIFLYPGSLFSVGYALTIIGCYIAVLIVNCRHGASMHLYGGPMRAVLRREKQIANTVGLILLVLCLTLLPAMTGPFVFFIFGFRPKDTTPLRPFYYIFATLNGLLNPLLNYGRNEDVRRAVRSLIRCQRCCGERRHIGDADHGQRRRNLFPLRGNNRVTVGSHFSGFGIKHAKHLASCE encoded by the coding sequence ATGGAACGTCATATCGGCCTCGTTGATCGAACGATTAAAGAGGTACTGCTTATTGATTGTTTATTGCAGGCTAGTGAGTCTTTCAACCAAACTACGTCCTCTGTTGAGTTACCAAACCAGCAATGTCTTCTTGCAAGCCTTCCTGAACATGTTCAACACACCTTGAGTGACGTCACCAATTTGGTTGTCCTTCCTCTCGacactttgttggctttgttgtcaGTCACGTGCAACACTGTTATTCTCGTTGCTATTTTGCGCACGCGATCCATTCAACGCCCTTCGTTGCTTCTCCTATGCAGCCTTTCAACCACTGACGTCATCTGGGCAATATTTTCTGCTATCCACAATACAAAGTTCTTTATTTTTAAGAATTTGTGCCCGAAGCATTTATCTGTAGAAGGAGTCTTTGGAGTCGTTCTTTGTGTCTTTTCAACTCTTGGTAGTTTAGCAGTGATAAGCTGTGATCGTCTTTTGGCAGTGAACAACCCCTGGTGGTACCGAAGTAACGCAACCAGGTCACATGCTGTCAAGCAAATTACTTTGGTGTGGGTGATTGCCCTAACTTTCTCTGGGATTGGCGCTGGCCAACTGTACAACGGTTCCCGTTTACTGTGGTCAATATTTCTGTACCCTGGCAGCTTATTTTCTGTTGGTTATGCCTTGACCATTATTGGTTGTTATATTGCAGTACTGATTGTAAATTGCCGACATGGGGCTTCTATGCATTTATACGGAGGTCCCATGCGCGCAGTTTTGAGACGCGAGAAGCAAATTGCTAACACAGTTGGTTTGATCCTTCTTGTGTTGTGTTTGACTCTTCTGCCAGCCATGACTGGTCCATTTGTATTCTTTATCTTTGGTTTCAGACCAAAGGATACCACCCCTTTGAGGCCATTTTACTATATTTTTGCCACTCTTAATGGCCTATTAAATCCTTTATTGAACTATGGCCGCAATGAAGATGTCCGGAGAGCGGTGCGCAGTTTAATAAGATGCCAAAGGTGCTGTGGTGAAAGACGTCACATTGGCGATGCAGATCATGGACAGCGACGCAGAAATCTGTTTCCATTGAGAGGAAACAACAGAGTGACTGTTGGTTCACACTTCTCAGGATTTGGAATTAAGCATGCAAAGCACTTAGCAAGCTGTGAATGA